A portion of the Gorilla gorilla gorilla isolate KB3781 chromosome X, NHGRI_mGorGor1-v2.1_pri, whole genome shotgun sequence genome contains these proteins:
- the LOC101129206 gene encoding LOW QUALITY PROTEIN: small ribosomal subunit protein eS24-like (The sequence of the model RefSeq protein was modified relative to this genomic sequence to represent the inferred CDS: substituted 2 bases at 2 genomic stop codons), with product MNDTVTIQTTKFMTNRLLQGKQMVIDVLDPRKATVPKTEIXECLRXEKLAKMYKTTPDVIFVFGFRTHFGGGKTTGFGMIYDSLDYAKKNEPKHRLARHGLYEKKKTSRKQRKECKNPIKKVRGTAKANVGAGKKPKK from the coding sequence ATGAACGACACGGTAACTATCCAAACTACAAAGTTCATGACCAACCGACTACTTCAGGGGAAACAAATGGTCATTGATGTCCTTGACCCCAGGAAGGCAACAGTGCCTAAGACAGAAATTTAAGAGTGCCTAAGATAGGAAAAACTAGCCAAAATGTACAAGACCACACCAGATGTCATCTTTGTATTTGGATTCAGAACTCATTTTGGTGGTGGCAAGACAACTGGCTTTGGCATGATTTATGATTCCCTGGAttatgcaaagaaaaatgaacCCAAACATAGACTTGCAAGACATGGCCTGTATGAGAAGAAAAAGACCTCAAGAAAGCAACGAAAGGAATGCAAGAACCCAATAAAGAAAGTCAGGGGGACCGCAAAGGCCAATGTTGGTGCTGGCAAAAAGCCGAAGAAGTAA